Below is a window of Leishmania major strain Friedlin complete genome, chromosome 29 DNA.
GCGGTGACGCGGCTGGTCTGCTTAGCCAACACGCATCCTTCGGCGACGTGCTTCGGGCCTGCCGCAACGCCTTTTATTATCACACAAGTTGGTCGGTTCCCTACCCCGAGGTGCCTGCTGCCCCGATGCTGTACTACCCTGACGAGTACAAGCGCATGGTTGAGTCGACAATGCCACTCGGTATCATGCAGTCCGAGCTGGACGCGATGCAGACGGGCCTCCTCGACAACATTCCGCTGGCGTACTACCCGCTGGCGCCGAATGCGCTGGATGAGGCGCGACAGGCGTTGaggcgcgcggcgctgctgaaaaggcgtgcggcggctgcagcagaggcggacgacgcggcgtcgtcttcgtccACGTCGGCAGCAAATGCATCTGATCGCGCTCACCCACCGCATGGTCGCCTCGATCCTGGTGACGCGGAGATTGCTCGCATTGTGGTCGATGCGAACGAAATTCAGATTCGCAACTTGCCATCGCTCACACACGTGCAGCGGCCCCTATACACGGATATCGGTTTGGTGCCGCCGGAGGAGCGGCACGCCGCACGtgtggcacgcacgcagcccaCGGAGGCAAAGCCGCACGACGCAGCGCTGACAACGGAAGAGATGGAGCGCCAATGGCGTATCGATGTGCAGTTGTCCTTCGTGCAGGCCTCGCAGATCGACAGCGGCTTTGCGCGCTTCATCggggaggtggcgcacgcTAAGCTTGGCCTGGATAGAAATAGTGCTTCGCATATGCGGCTGACGCGTGCACTGTGGGCTCTTCTCTTTCAAGACACGacgaagcggcagcagcgcaaggtgTGGTACATGATCTGCCACTTCTCTTCCACCTTTAACGACGCCCCAGCGGCGTccgagacggcggtggcgcagctgctgcgcgagacggaggcgctggGCTTGCCTCAATACTTGACGAGCTGGCGTCCTCTGCTGATAGAGTACACGCGGGCCGTGAGCGACTACGTCGCAGCgctcgccggtggcgcggAGCAGCGTCGCGAGAATCTGCAGTTCCACGACCGGGAGCTGGATCAGCTGTACACGGGGAACGTGTACACCAACATCGAACTTGACGGCAAGCTGGCCCGCACGAGCGCCGATCGTCTGAAGAACACCGTTTACCCCGTGGAAGTGGTGCCGGTGTACCCCAGCGGGTACCAGCAGGCGGCTTCAATGGGAGCTGCCGTGCTGCGTCTCCACGACTCGGAGGAGCTCGACTTCCTTGCTGAGCGCGACGCCTCGTTGCACCACGTCATTCTGCCTGACGCGGTCTTGCCcaaggccgccgcctcccggCCGAACATGCTTGTCGGCGGCTGCaacctcctcgtcgctgacGACGGGGACTTCGCGAATGTGCAGCTGGGCGCGACTCTGCGGTACAGCGTGTCGGCAGAGAACACCTATCAGTCCCTGCGCCAGGACCCGATGAACACGGCCAGCTACCTACTGCGGGTGGGGCAGGCGGCgaccgacgccgccgcctccctcggCGCCAACCACGACGGCCGCTACGTCATGTACGACCGAATTGGCCACCGCGATGTCTACCAGAAGACGAACAATACGGATACCAACGCTCTCTCGCGATACGTGGTTATGTTCACCGATGCGCAAGCCGCTACCGGGGCGTCTGAAGCAATCACAAGTGCTGGTAATAGGGTTCGCGTCAACTGCGTGAAGCGTGAGCGTGAGGAGGCACCAGCTcccgaggcggcgacggagtCCTTGGAGCCTGTTGCACAGATGCCGCGCACAGGATGATGGCAACAGAGGGAAGGTGGAGGTGATAGGGAGCGgtgcggcgggggggggaaggagggcgCTGCGATTGCTGAGAGACAGAGCCGACTCCTTCCACATCCTGGCAGAGCAGCACTCACGCCTTTTCGTGTTTGGCGGATGGAGTGGTGCGAGGGAGGCAGTTGTGAATGTGGAGACGGACAATTCTGCTGTAATGAACGGCAACGCTGAAGCCGGGAGGAGGTgaggcgaggggagggggaggagggagctCAGTTTTCTGTGGCATCTGCCCACTCTGTTGATCTTGTATGCATAGGTGCGTCTGTCGCCGTTTAGTGAGTTTCGCACGATGCCACACGTGCTCTTGCCCTCTGCCGCCCTCTGTTCGTTTTTCTGTTGTCATGGCCGACTCTTTTATCTTTTCCTCGTAGGCGTTCATTCTCTAGTGTCGATCTCGTCGCCGATGGTGTGGCGTGGTGTACCCTGTGTGCGGGGCAGCTGCGTCGGATGTGACAAATAGAGTTCGGCCCGCCTACGGAGGCGCACAGGGTTAGATGGCTGCTTTGGCACTCGTGCCTGCATGaatgcgcgcgcgtgtgctggtcTCTGTGAGGGCGCCTCTGCGAGGCCACTCGACTCTTCCATAGGGCAATGTGCATAGCTGTGCAGGACAAGAGTAGTGAGTTTCATGCTTGCTCGTGTCTGTGAAAGGATCTTGTCGCtagcagcccccccccctcgtccTCAGATTTCGATTGTATGCCTCGAGCACGTGACTTGTACATCTTCGCGGATGAtaggggtgggagggggggggggagggcgttTCGTGGCTCTCTCCCTTATCATGTCTTCTCTGCGCATTTTTCGCTGTCTGTCTCGTTCTTGGTGTGCGTCGGTGAGTGTGCGGGCGTCTGTATGCGTGTACTCGTGCTTTATTCATCGGCACAGCGGGAGGGTGCCGATGAGGTCGCCGACGGACAAATTGTCTACTGGTAAGTAATCAGGCAATGAAGCGGGAAAGCAAGCAGGTGATCAAGAAGACGCAACACCGTGAAGGCGCCTGCCAAACGGTGGTGTGGGAAGGGTCTATGATCAAAATACAGCGACGCGCCGTCGTCTTAGCGTGTTGTGACGGGGAGGCGCGCGAAATGGAATTGCTCGGGTGTTTGCGCTTCAGCGTCAAGTCGAGCGGAAAAGAatggtgctgctgtttcCGCATCAACTCCGTTTGCGTGACTGATGTATGTGGGCGTGAACGTTGGTAGTGCAACCATGCCTCATGGTCTAGTGTGCCACTGCTACCTTCTGCGCGCTCTCCTTTTCGGAGTGTGGACACCccaccctccttccctctttctttcccgCGCCATCGGCCCACCTCTTCGCTCTTCGCTGCCTCCCCCACCACTCGCGCACACGGCGGGCTATGCAGcgcaggcaccgctgccagccGTTAACTGTCCGTTatgaaaaaaagagagcagAAGCTGCAAATAGCAACACGGAAGACACACCATTAGCCGGAATAACCGACTCCGCAACAAGAGAGGAAGTCAACACcgctgttttttttctccaCGCCccgcccttcctcccctcaGAGCCGCTGGCGTCACGGTCTCCTTCGCTACTCTCCAAGCGCATCGTCGAGACGCACGAGGGAACAGTCGTGGggacagaaaaaaaacaagcgAACGAGcgaaaggaggagaagcgaagCGAAATACGAACCACAAGAGATATTAACAGACACAAAAACAGTCAGACACACGTATCACAGAGTCGCTGCGACACGTGCAGCACAGTCGCTAACGCGGCCCTCTTTCGCACCCCCGTGGGACGCTGTGGCTAGCTGgagtgtgtttgtgtgtgtgtgtgtgtgtgtgtgtgtatgcgcatgAAGCTATCCAGAGAGGCGCGCGATTCTTTGTTACGCACCCGAACAGAGCCCGTGAAAACAGACAGAAAGAGCAGAGGCACGCTAACGTGTACGCATTCAGAAGGCCAGTATCCTAGCCCCCTCCACTTCCGCTTCGCCCATTTCTCCTTCAGTCGATCCGCACTCGCTTCTTCCCTTCCTTTTAGCTGTTGGGTGCGTGTCTTTGTACAAACCTTCTCCGCATCTCTCTGCTTTATTTTTTTATTATTCACAttttctcgctctcctttcTTGTCGGCCCTAAATCTCTCAGTCACAAAACGTGATTGGCCCCCCGACCtacccccttcctcctcttcctccgtgcgcacacagtcacacgcgcccacacacgcagagctcgccaaaaaggaaagagaacAGCCTCGGGACGCGGTAGTGTGGTGGCTGAAAAAGTATAATCATCAGCAGCATTAAGCGCAGCGTGCACTCGACAAGCCACCCGGCAATTTGCAAgtcacgcacgcgctctaTCGGACTGCACTTTCTTGCGCGCTTTCGCAATTGCCTTTTGCTCACGTTGTTTACGGTGAAGGAGTGGCGAGACGCAttctttttcctttcttcTCGCACACGGCAGGACTGTCAAGCAAAACACCCGCGCACTCCACCGAAGGTGCAGACACGCTCACCCGTGCTTGCCATTGTCGCTGCGTTGTGTTGTGTTGTGTTgtgtctgctgcagcggacgTGTCTTGTACGTCTTGTATACGAGATCAGTTGGAATCTTGTCTCCCTCTTACTCGCACCGCTCGGCTCTGCGTGCCCCGACTCTCatccgccttctcctgctgctggagtGCCTTCGTGCGACGGCGCCCGTGCAACCGCCGTCCCCTCTCtgtgctccctctctctctctccctgtgtgtgtgtgtgtctctctctctctctcgtccacAGCTGCATCTGGCCGCCTACTTCTGTGTTtgccctctttttttttgttcgttttGTTCGTTCTGCTACactcctccctttcccctcctttttttttgttgcattcttctctctctctctttgtgctctctctctctctccctctctcccttcgcATTTTCCATCTCTTCTTCTTGCGCTGCTCGCTCTCGCCTTTTCGTTTCTCTGTTGAGTTATACCTGACCGCAacccccgcctctctctaACTCGCCAACTTGTCTGTGCTTTGGCCTGCACCCGACTGGGTTTGGACGCCGGCAGAACGCACGAAGGAGGCAGAAGAGGAAGTGCAGACGCAGTTTCGAGTAGCGAGTAGGTGATCGAGTGACGACATCTGTGCAGAGACGAAGACACCGCCGCTCCAAGAAGAGGGATAGCAGACGAAAAGAACAGGCGACGGGTAGGCAAAACCGAAGAGGATACCAGAGCGCATCAGGTTAACACACCTCCTCAGTTCCCGTTGGAAGCAGGAAGCACGGACACAAAACTCAGGGGAAGAAAGCACActcatacacacgcacacacaaacgccgACAGACAGAAGGTAACGTGTGCGGAAGTgcgtgtggtgtgcgtgctttcTCCTCTCAAAATCACAGCTCGCTCTGCTGCGAGGACTCAGATACCCTCGGTCTGCCTCCATCGTTCGCCTGCACTCGCTCTTGACGTGTGTTTTGTGAGTGCGGGCTACTTTGTTTCGTTGTGtacatgtgcgtgtgtgtgtgtgtatgtgtgtggttCACCTTTCTCGCAACGacattctttttttttcgttcttgCACCTTCTTCGTCATTCGCTGATTCCAGACCTCTGCGCTGGGGGAACCGATACGTTACATCTCTCTTCCGTGCACTGTGCATTGCTGGTCATACGCACAGCGGCAGGGCCGGAGAAAAACCGAACCAAGCAAACGTGGACACGTCCTCTGGCAGGCTTTGCAGGATTCTGATAAGCGATACATCcaccctcacacacacacacacacacacacacacacacacacacaccacatcTCCAACCACTCAGCGACAGTGAAGGAAGTACACCGACTACAACGAAGCAGCGTGGAAGTtgaaaaacaaacaaacaacagaAGATAAGGctgcgagggagggagagggaagagcgTCATCGTTCTCGAGCTTACACGCGCAGAGAGCCCTCcgttgaaaaaaaaaataggaTACAGAGCCGCTCTTGTCATTATCATCAACACGCCCAGAGAAGACTGCTATCTTCTACGGaggcgtttttttttcgtttttaACATTTTGTTTCGTCTTCATTGATCTGCCATTTCCGCTTTCACgactgcgcgcgcgcgctctctctcttcttaCTCTTCTTTCTGTGCTTACTCCACAAAGGCTGGCGTGCGCCACGCAAGcccatacgcacacacaccggaAACGTGCCAGCACTGAAGTGAGGTGGATTTCTCACAGAGAACGCACTTGGAACCTatcctcttccttttctttaCTTGTGTATCTTTAGAAGGACAGACGCGCTCAGCAAAACCACTTCGCTAACTACACGatccctctccccttctcagCGTTATATCTCTCTCTACATATAGATATATAGTTCGCTCCACCCCTTtccccgcctcctcatcTTCATCCCGAGCTCACGCTTGTCGATCGTTTCAGACGATACGATAGGAGCCGTCTAATaccccttccctttccttcccaTCCAGCGcaccttcttttttttgtgtatttgtgtctgtgcgcacCTCATCCTACCGCTAACAGCAACAAACGAAACGAAAGAAGCCCAGAAATCGAAGCGCCCTCACCGAAACCTGTGTCTGCATCACCTCGACCCGATCTCTCTCCTCGAGACACACAGACCTTTGTCGTGGCAAACCTAAACACATCCGGTGACGCCTTCATTCACCACGTCCCTCAGCTCTGACGTctgctccctcctcccctggGTGTCGCGTCGTTATTATCATTTTTCCTTCATAATTCGTCCTTCGCCGTCTTTGTGCACCGCGCGCCAGCTCTGCCACACCCCTTGCGTGTTTGTGgttgccgtgtgtgtgtgtgcactggGTCTCTCACTCATCGAGCAGCGCTCGATTTGCACGCTCTGACGCACATCGTCGAAGCTCGAGCGACGACACGGCTATCCAACGCCAAGAGCAACGCGAACAAGTCTTACgtctcccttctcctctgAAGCGTTGCATCCTTGAAAAGGTAAAACAGgatcccctcccctccattGCGCACCCTGTCGCTTCTGATTATTATTATCATTAATCGTTGCGTATCAGCTTGACGAGCGCGTGCTGGATTTCCTTCTTGAGTGCGAACACGCGAAAGAAACCAAAAAGAAGTTGACGTTCACCTTCTCGCACGCGTTTGGGTGCGTCTGTCTGCCTGTCAGCCCGCTggcctgtgcgtgcgtgtgtgtgtgtgtgtgtgcctctgttCCGTACCTGGTAAGAataacaacaaaaaagaacaGAGTACGTCATCTCTGTCTCCgacctttttttttggttgtctttctcttcgtctttgcctgtttttttttttttactttTCCTTTCGGCTTGGAGAGCtgaaaaaaggggaggggagaagaggttGCTGCTTTCATGCGCAAGCACACTCGGCCatcatcatcgccgccgctttcaatcttttttttttgttctgcCTTCCTGCTTTCCAGTGTCCGTGAAGGGAAGGCAGGCCCGCTCAGCGCTCGGCTGTTGCCATATCGATCGCTTTTGCATTTTCTCTTGTGTTCTCTCTGTTGTTGAGCATcacagctctctctctctctctctttctgcgcgcgcgtctgtgcacggaggtgcgtgcttgcgtgccgGTGTGGGCTCCTCATCGAGAGCAAATCACGAGCCCCTGTTGCTTCCGTGTGCTTTcccggcgtgtgtgcgcgcacgcatcgACGACTGCCTTTCGCTTTccatcctttttttttgtcaaATTCCGTCGTTTGCGTgtcagcacacacacacacacacacacacacacacacaagctAAGGCGGGAGACGGACGCAGGCTTCGCATAGTTTcaaggcgcacgtgcacagtTTGTCTTCGCTTGAACGTGGCGAAGAGGCCTTCCCGTCCAGCGTACTTTCTCTGTCTCACTCGCTgtcgcgtgcacgtgtgtacATCTGTGTCCCCGTGTATGCGCATCggcgccctctccccccttttccccTATAGCTTCTACGTTTTCACAGCAGCGCGTAAGCGACAAggaaacaaaagaaaacggccCCGCCTTCGCGCCTGTGCTCATCAGCGGcctcttttctcttgtccaccaccgcctaCGTCCTTTTCCTTCGTCGTTTTCGTGTTCTTCCCTAGTGACCCATACGCTTGTATTGGTTGTGTATATTGTCTTGTGtattattttttttttttggttccTTctttgccccctccccctcctctcttaGATCTTCACACAACGCAAACTCCGCTGTCACCgtcgtctctcgctctgcattccattttcttcttttcgtgGCCGCTTCTCcattttcgtttttctttcgaGTGTTCCTTACTTGGAACAGGCGTGCCTGGGCTGCGTGTGCTTCTCAACCCTTTTTCTTGCGGACGGCGGACATcgctgcctctccccctctcttgtCCACCTTGGCAGGGGTGTTTATTTTCGCGTAACAGATCGCGGCGCGTCCGACCATTTCGTAGGAGTGGGCTTGCGCACAGCACAGAAGACGCTCttttcccccctctctcgtttCGTCACCCACCTCTGAGCGCCATTTCTCGctacgccgccgcacacggaGCCCCACTGCGAAGGCCGCAAGGCTTGCACTGATGTCCACTGCCGCATCCAGCCCGGGCACCTTCGCCTACCCCTTTGTTCACATGGGCAATGACGCAGCAGGAAGCCCAGCACGGAGCATGagtggtggcgctggtgccgcgGACGCCATGTCCGCCGCTGAAAACGACGCTGCTATAGCTGGTGTGCAGCAGGGCTACAGCCCTAACGTCCGGCCTTTCGTGGTGAGCTACGCGCAGCCGTAcaacggcggtgctggtggcatGATCCAGAGCGTCGCTAccgcctgcggcagcagtTACCCTTCGTCTTTCAACTCTTTCGAGCTGCCAACGatcacgccgccgctgctaccTCAGCCCGACTTCTACgttgccgcagccgcggcccAAGCGAACGACTTCTACTACCACTCTTCGCAGCCTCGCTACGCTGATTCGCCGCTGACCTCGGCAGAGCTgtgcggtgccggcgcccgCAATGCCAGCCCCGTGGTGGGGTACGGGCCGACACCTTCCATCGCCGGCATAAACGGGTATAGGTACATGGACCAAGCTGCCGGCTCCGtcttcagcagctgcagcttcAGCGGTTCCCGCTTTCCTCAGTGGTATCTACCTCGCGGGTACTACTCCATTTCTTGCTCCAACGTCGTTGGCGGTagctgcggcagtggctATGGGCTGTACGCTGACTgcgggagcagcggcatTACGCCCACCTCAGTCTCGATGGGGCAGAACTCtacggaggaggagatgctcAGCAGCCCACATGGACGGTCGCATTACGCcatggtgccgccgcctccgccgcgacTCTCGCCCCAGTCGAGCTCTGGCACGCTGGTTCCGTTTGCGCTGCCTCCGTCGTACGCGGCCACAGCCGCCGGAAATGATGCGCATGCGATTGGTGTGCCGCCCACATATCCGTCTGGCGTGATGGAGTTGTCGTCCTCGGCCTCCTTGCCAACCAGCTCGCCCGTGTCTAGGGCGGCGCGAACCCCGCAGTTTCTGGCCTACGACGGCCGCGCCTACGACATTCCACCATGCAAGGCACAtatcagcagcgccgacgccgcggctgctgtggcgcagtGCCCGCTCGTGGCTTGTGCCCAGCGTGGAGGCTACAGCCCGGTGGACGCTGCCCAGCCCATTCGCATGTCGACTCGGAAGTCGGGCACGCCGCATGACATGCAGCCGTATCATCGCGCGACGTCTTCGCTTACTCAGCGCCCCTTGCCGCACAGCCATCGGAGGAGCACCGGTGCTGCGTCAGAGTCGGCAGAGAGGTCCTGCTCGCCAGAGGagagcgcgctgctggccgacgtgcacgcgcggctgatgcagcagcaccgctctTCTCAGCTGCTCAAGGAGCGCTCCGCGGCGCAGAGGGCCGGTGTTAAGCCGCTGTCGCGCTCTGACCTCGCCGTTCCTGCCCAGGCTTCAGCGTCGGGGAAAACAGTCGGCGCCAACGGCTTTGGCCACGAAGCTGCTTCTATCAGTGCTATGGCCGCCGAagaggcagcagtggcggcgctgtcaCCCATTCCACGGCTCCCCGCGGCAGGCGACGTTGATGCCGAGGCATCGGACCAGTCGTTGTGGGAAGGCGACGGGGCGGCCGCGCAGGCCCCTACTCAAGATGCTCTGGATCGGGTGTTGACGGTGCCGGGTGTCGTATGGCGACACGACCCGTATAGCCGCATCGTTCTGCCGCAGACCCAGGCCACCTTCGagagcgacggcagcgaggcgacCAGCACATCGTGCTCCTCGCTGCCCGCCGGCAGCCCCTACGTTGCACGCGCCACCATCAGTTTCTCTGACCGCGGTGACGCCACGGCCAGCGTcacgcagccgcctcgctcgccaGACATCGTAGCGGGTGtgaacggcagcagcagcaacagcgccgACGGGGTGCGGCCCAGCCCCCGTCGCCTGCCGACAaagaaggtgtgtgtgcgtcatTACGTgaacggtggcggcgacttGTCTCTCAGCCACGAGCACAGCGGAGTTGTCGGCGCACTTCTGAGTGTGAGGGAGGCAGCGCCCACCGCGACCGTCCCCGCGGCTCTCTTTGCGAGTGGTGCCTCCGCACCACTCCGTCACTCAGCTTTTGTGGATGATGATGACGACGGTGCCGTTCCAGCGGCCCCACCGGCGACAGAACCGATAACTGTGCTCACGGTCACGGCCTCGGTGCCTGCGGAGCGTGGCAAGCCGTCGGTGCCGAAGCCGCGCTCGAAGCAGATGGGCCTTCCTGCGCCGACCAGAGGCGCGAAGGTGGGCGCTACCAACGAAGACTCTGTCGTGTCCACCGATTCTTCGTCCTACGtctcgtgtgtgtctggGCACCTTAAAGCGTCGCACCCGACTTCGTCATCGACCCTCGATGTCGTAGTCCCGGCTGAAGCACCTGGTAATGAGGACCTCTCGCCGGCCTCAGGCGTAgtcggcggcaccgctgaccccgctgctgcggcaggggTGTGGCCTGCGGTACGCCGCCCAAGCGCGTGCTTTTCGCCCTTGGACTTCAGCGCGGCCCGCTCCGCGTATCAGCCGGCATCgaggtgggggtggcggccgcgcaccgcgcgcgtgtgccccCTGGTGCAGCCGGCGGAGATGGCCTCGACGAAAGAGGAGCTGCTTGTTGCCAACCTGGCCGACCTCGACACGAGCTACCTTCTTGGCCTGTGGCAGAAGCTGGACTCGAGCGGCTGCTTCCGTGACGCGCTGGAGCTCCGGCGGTGCGTGATCGGGCCTGG
It encodes the following:
- a CDS encoding conserved hypothetical protein (previous protein_id=AAZ09567.1) encodes the protein MDFNPISIEESGHSQLQNGVANAVASARAAGRGDAAGLLSQHASFGDVLRACRNAFYYHTSWSVPYPEVPAAPMLYYPDEYKRMVESTMPLGIMQSELDAMQTGLLDNIPLAYYPLAPNALDEARQALRRAALLKRRAAAAAEADDAASSSSTSAANASDRAHPPHGRLDPGDAEIARIVVDANEIQIRNLPSLTHVQRPLYTDIGLVPPEERHAARVARTQPTEAKPHDAALTTEEMERQWRIDVQLSFVQASQIDSGFARFIGEVAHAKLGLDRNSASHMRLTRALWALLFQDTTKRQQRKVWYMICHFSSTFNDAPAASETAVAQLLRETEALGLPQYLTSWRPLLIEYTRAVSDYVAALAGGAEQRRENLQFHDRELDQLYTGNVYTNIELDGKLARTSADRLKNTVYPVEVVPVYPSGYQQAASMGAAVLRLHDSEELDFLAERDASLHHVILPDAVLPKAAASRPNMLVGGCNLLVADDGDFANVQLGATLRYSVSAENTYQSLRQDPMNTASYLLRVGQAATDAAASLGANHDGRYVMYDRIGHRDVYQKTNNTDTNALSRYVVMFTDAQAATGASEAITSAGNRVRVNCVKREREEAPAPEAATESLEPVAQMPRTG
- a CDS encoding conserved hypothetical protein (previous protein_id=AAZ09568.1), yielding MSGGAGAADAMSAAENDAAIAGVQQGYSPNVRPFVVSYAQPYNGGAGGMIQSVATACGSSYPSSFNSFELPTITPPLLPQPDFYVAAAAAQANDFYYHSSQPRYADSPLTSAELCGAGARNASPVVGYGPTPSIAGINGYRYMDQAAGSVFSSCSFSGSRFPQWYLPRGYYSISCSNVVGGSCGSGYGLYADCGSSGITPTSVSMGQNSTEEEMLSSPHGRSHYAMVPPPPPRLSPQSSSGTLVPFALPPSYAATAAGNDAHAIGVPPTYPSGVMELSSSASLPTSSPVSRAARTPQFLAYDGRAYDIPPCKAHISSADAAAAVAQCPLVACAQRGGYSPVDAAQPIRMSTRKSGTPHDMQPYHRATSSLTQRPLPHSHRRSTGAASESAERSCSPEESALLADVHARLMQQHRSSQLLKERSAAQRAGVKPLSRSDLAVPAQASASGKTVGANGFGHEAASISAMAAEEAAVAALSPIPRLPAAGDVDAEASDQSLWEGDGAAAQAPTQDALDRVLTVPGVVWRHDPYSRIVLPQTQATFESDGSEATSTSCSSLPAGSPYVARATISFSDRGDATASVTQPPRSPDIVAGVNGSSSNSADGVRPSPRRLPTKKVCVRHYVNGGGDLSLSHEHSGVVGALLSVREAAPTATVPAALFASGASAPLRHSAFVDDDDDGAVPAAPPATEPITVLTVTASVPAERGKPSVPKPRSKQMGLPAPTRGAKVGATNEDSVVSTDSSSYVSCVSGHLKASHPTSSSTLDVVVPAEAPGNEDLSPASGVVGGTADPAAAAGVWPAVRRPSACFSPLDFSAARSAYQPASRWGWRPRTARVCPLVQPAEMASTKEELLVANLADLDTSYLLGLWQKLDSSGCFRDALELRRCVIGPGSNSSTRVLRRMLPLSRRLMNRRRGLEVESGDGPRFTVLDESEMKYVCLLQHRFRKSTAVASEHYTPGTMVVVDGDMGVDTGIVTLSMTRDEYEAMTDVQRRAAHLVVHLEFSLAASIHRAALADEILMHGNTQLPLEEATLEFLRYLTTQPHLFQSCRVEWMHFVDVEFQADGQKLYVHYTSDTPVRFLELATFLNHIFHCRIWMKVVKEEDW